The nucleotide sequence AGGCCTAAAGAACAGAGAGCCATCTCAACGTTTTGATAGTGGTTTTTATCAATTAGGTGAGTATCAGAAGGGCTTCTTTGTGAATAATATGGGAGCAGGATTCGATGCACATGTTGTCAAACGTGTGAACGCGTCAATAATGAAAAAATTATTTAACCGTTTTTCTATTGGTAAATTAATATACGCTTTTTATATTGCGAAAGAATTGTTTACTTTTAAACCAAAAAATATTCAAATTGAAGTGGATGGAGAAACGCACGTTTTTGAGAATACTTGGCTAGTCGCAATATCTAATCAACCTTATATTGGTGGGGGAATGAAAATTGCTCCACAGGCAGTACCAACAGACGGTCTTTTAGATGTTACGGTTGTTAATAATGTATCTAAACTTAAGCTATTATTTTTATTTATGACTGTTTTTAAAGGAGATCATTTACGACTGCGGGAAGTAAAGAGTTTGCAAGGAAAAGAAATTCAAATACTGCCTGAAGATGATGTACTAGTACATGCAGATGGTGAATCAGTAGGGCATTTGACAGGGAATAACCAAAATCAAGGGTTATTTGTCAGTGTAAAAGAGAAAAGTTGGAAAAAGTTTTAAAAGTAGGTGAGATTGTTGCTGTCTATTAGCCGAAAGTTTGATGCGTATTTAGATGACATGTTTCAATTAACTATATTATTGCCATACAGCTACTTTGATGGGAAAAGCTCCTCTTTTTCATTATGTTTACAAGAGCATAAGTGGGACGTGCACATTAAGGAAGTGGTCTGTCTTGAGGAACATATGAAATATATTTGTGAAACAAATGCAATCATCCAATTTGGTCAAACTTACGAGGTAATAGATGATAGAGGCATGTCAACCGATCTCCAAATAGGTGCTGTCATTCGAACGGACCACTTTGATGAGCTCTTTTATTATGAAGGTAACGATTTAGGTGCCAATATTATGGCTAACGGAACGCTTTTTAAAGTATGGGCACCTACAGCTACTGCCGTAAAAGTGCGATACAAACAACCGCTAACAGGTAAAGTTAAAGAGGAGCCTTTAATCCGCGGAGAAAATGGGATATGGAGTCAGCAATTGACTCAAAATTTAGAAGGCTATTATTACAGCTTTTTAGTATGCATTAATTTATGCTGGCATGAGGCTGTTGACCCTTATGCAAAAGCATTGTCCGTAAATAGCGAATGGGGAGTTGTTGTAGATCTTAGAAAAACTCTGCAGTTAAATACTCCCCCACCTCCTTTTTCAAGCCCAACAGAAGCCATTATTTATGAAGTTCATGTACGTGATCTTACAAGTCACCCTAAAAGTGGCGTGAAGCAAAAAGGAAAATACTTAGGCTTAATTGAAACAAACACGAAAACAGTCAATGGTTATTCTACTGCCTTCTCTTATGTAAAAGAGTTAGGTGTTACTCATGTTGAATTATTACCGGTAAATGACTTTGGAGGTGTTGATGAGTTACAGCCAAGTAAGAGCTACAATTGGGGCTATAACCCGTTGTTTTTTAACACCCCCGAAGGTTCCTATTCCTCAGCCCCTGCAGACCCTTATGCTCGAATTAATGAATTAAAGCGAGTAATCCATCATTTCCACCTTCATGATTTAAGAGTTATTTTAGACGTAGTATATAATCATGTATATATTCAAGAAACATCTAGCTTTGAGAAAATTGTTCCAGGGTATTATTTTCGTTACGATTCACGTGGTTTCCCATCAAATGGTACAGGTGTTGGCAATGACCTTGCATCCGAACGAAAGATGGTAAGAAAATTTATTGTAGATTCAGTTGCCTACTGGTTAAAGGAGTATAAAGTAGATGGTTTTCGTTTTGATCTCATGGGCAATCTAGACCTAAAAACAATGAGAGAAGTAAAGGAAACCGTGGAGAGAATTCACCCTGGTGCTCTATTACTAGGAGAAGGATGGGATTTACCGACTACACTTCCGCAAAAGATGAAAGCAATAAATGGTAACTCTAGACAATTGACAGGCATTTCTTTTTTTCATGATCGATTTCGTGATTGTTTGAAAGGAAGTACATTTGATTTAAAGGAGACAGGCTTTACATTAGGCAAAAAAGGAATGGAAAAGGAGATTGTGTCGCTTTTTATTGGACATTCAATAATTGATGGGGTGAAAGAGGGGGACCTTGTTGCGAGACAGTCGATTAATTATGTGGAATGTCATGATAATTATACTCTGTGGGATAAAATTTCTGCCATCTATCCAAATGAAACCGAGCTGAATGAAAAACGCCATCGACTGGCAAGTTGCATGGTTTTACTCAGTCATGGAACACCCTTTCTACATGGAGGCCAAGAGTTTTTTCGAACAAAACAGGGTGTTGAAAATAGTTATAATTCACCCGATGCTATTAATTGGTTTGACTGGAATCTTCGAGAGAAGAACGATGAGAATATTGAATATTTAAAGACCATTATTGCATTGAGAAAACAACAAAAGGTTTTACAACTAGATAGTAGGGAACAGATAACAAAACACTTACTTGTTTTTCAAGCAGCGAATGGGATTATTTCTTTACACTATAAAGATATCCGTGAATTTGGGCAGTGGAATGATTTATTTATTGTCTTTCATGCAAATTCTGAGCCACAAAATATTCAATTACCTGAGGGGAATTGGGGTGTGTTGGTAAATAGAGATCAAGCGGCTTTAACACCGATTAAAAGGAATTTAGAACATGAAGTGGAAGTAGAGGCGTTAAGTGTTAATATTTTTTGTACAGATTAGCAGTTTTTGACGAAGCCTTGACGAACCATAGGGAAAAACGATAGAATTTATAGAGATGGCTATTGTTGTCCTGATGCTTCAATAGCTGTCTTTTTTCTTTTAATTAATAATAAACTTAAAGATATAAAATGGAATGGATGAATAGCAGGATACCTCTATAGGTTTTTTAGAGAATTTCAGCTAGTATCAGCGATACAATTGAAGGGTGAAGCATGTTGGAACATTTATTCGATCACGAATGGGAAATAATACCTGCAGGAGGTGCGACTGGGGAAGCTTTTTTCGCACAGAGAGAAGAACAGAAGCTTTTCTTAAAAAGAAATTCTTCGCCTTTCTTAGCGGTGCTTTCTGCAGAAGGAATTGTTCCGAAATTAATTTGGACAAAACGCCTTGAAAATGGAGATGTGATTACCGCTCAACAATGGCTAAATGGAAGAGAGTTAGCTGCAAAGGAAATGAAACAAGATCGAGTGGCAAAATTACTGAATAAAATTCATAGCACTAAGCCTCTTCTCGGCATGCTTCAACGATTACAGGTTGAACCATTTCGGCCTGAACAGATGCTTACTCAAGTGGAAACTTCTCTTGATTTGGATTTAGTAAGTACTCCATCCGTACAAAGAGCAATCGAGTTTCTACAAAAGGATATTCATAATATTCATAATGAAGAGTTTGTTGTTTGTCATGGGGATGTCAATCATAACAACTGGTTGCTTTCTGACCGCAACCAGTTGTATTTGATAGATTGGGATGGAGCAATGATCGCTGATCCTGCTGTTGATTTAGGCCCACTTTTGTATTGGTATATTGATGAGAAGGATTGGGAGAATTGGCTGCATCAGTATGGTCTAAATTTAACAGATTCGCTACGACTTCGAATGAAGTGGTATGTTGTATCTCAAACATTGCTTTCCATTCAATGGCATAAAGTGAAAAAACGTTTTCATGAAATGAATCATTGGCTCGAGTATTTACATCGTATACTTTAGAAATAAGTATTCATATCTTCAACCCAATTTTTTAAATTATCTTGGTGTGACTGAATATGTTCTTCTAAATGTTGAGTATGAATGCCTTCTTGACTATACTTGTAAATTTCTTCTAAAGCTGATTGGAGTTGTGAGTTTACATTACCGTGAACCATTAATGATTTGACTAAACGTTCTACTTGTTCGCATTCTGCAACAGAACCACAGCAATCTGTCTGATGATTGTTTAATATATCAGAAAGTAATTCCATTTGATTTTGCTGATTTAACGGCATGTCGTACCACCCTTTCTTGATGGAGTTAAAAAGGAATTCACTCTTATTGTGTGAATTCTTTTTTAGATTATACAACTCGTAAAGAGGGTTGCATGAAGAGGGCTGTCATGGTATGTTTTGAACGATACAACAAAAGAAAGGTGAGTCCTTATGCGATTAAGACATAAACCCTGGGCGAAGGAAAAATTAAACTCTTTTCCTCAATATTTCATTAGTGAACCGGAAAATAATAAAGGAAAATGGAGAGAATTATTTCAAAATGATTATCCCATTCATATAGAAGTTGGAACAGGAAAAGGAAAATTTGTAACGGGTATGGCGAAGGCTAACCCATTCATCAATTATATTGGAATTGAGTTGTACGAAAGTGTTGCTGTTACAGCATTAGATCGATTAATTGAAGCAGAACTACCAAATTTAAAATTGTTAAGTGTTGATGCACGAAATTTATGTGATTTTTTTGCTGAAGGTGAAATTGATCGAGTGTATTTAAACTTCTCAGATCCTTGGCCTAAGTCCCGTCATGCGAAAAGGCGATTGACACATGAAGGGTTTCTTCGTATTTATGAGGAAATTCTTGTGAATGAAGGGGAAATTCACTTCAAAACAGACAATCAGAAATTATTCGAATACTCCTTACAAAGTTTTTCTGCATATGGATTACGACTGAATTATGTAAGCTTAGATTTACACAAAAGCGACTTTGAAGGGAACATCATGACTGAGTATGAAGAAAAATTCTCAAGCATAGGGCAACGAATTTATCGGAGTGAAGTGCGTTATTTGAGAAAGAGATAACTGTATGACTGAATGAGAAAATGACCCTTATCGGGTCATTTTTTAATTTTCACAAACAATCTTTATTGAATGATGGAAAATTCTTCAAATACGTCGTCAAAATGACCATGATTCTTTCATCCCATGCTTCTATATTCTATTATCCTTATTCTCGACTCCTCCATAAACTTGCAAAACCTTGATTTAAAGTGCATACAACAATTCTTTTTAAAAACAAAGACATGTTACAATGGGGAAAGAACAGGGGGGATTAATATGGAACAATTAACAATTGGTGATGTTACGTTTACTTGGTTACGGGGGGGCGTTACTCACATGGACGGTGGTGCGATGTTTGGTGTAGTGCCTAAACCACTGTGGGAAAAGAAATATCGTTGCAACGAAAAAAATC is from Bacillus spongiae and encodes:
- a CDS encoding diacylglycerol kinase family protein, translating into MRTVFIVNPNAKNGYSLKKWKMIENEVSATLEDAEIYYTEYPNHAKDLVGKIKQQFEGERVLVVAVGGDGTVHEVINGAISKEHLLVEFIPAGSGNDFMRGFSQKSTMHESFKSIMSGLKNREPSQRFDSGFYQLGEYQKGFFVNNMGAGFDAHVVKRVNASIMKKLFNRFSIGKLIYAFYIAKELFTFKPKNIQIEVDGETHVFENTWLVAISNQPYIGGGMKIAPQAVPTDGLLDVTVVNNVSKLKLLFLFMTVFKGDHLRLREVKSLQGKEIQILPEDDVLVHADGESVGHLTGNNQNQGLFVSVKEKSWKKF
- the pulA gene encoding type I pullulanase codes for the protein MLSISRKFDAYLDDMFQLTILLPYSYFDGKSSSFSLCLQEHKWDVHIKEVVCLEEHMKYICETNAIIQFGQTYEVIDDRGMSTDLQIGAVIRTDHFDELFYYEGNDLGANIMANGTLFKVWAPTATAVKVRYKQPLTGKVKEEPLIRGENGIWSQQLTQNLEGYYYSFLVCINLCWHEAVDPYAKALSVNSEWGVVVDLRKTLQLNTPPPPFSSPTEAIIYEVHVRDLTSHPKSGVKQKGKYLGLIETNTKTVNGYSTAFSYVKELGVTHVELLPVNDFGGVDELQPSKSYNWGYNPLFFNTPEGSYSSAPADPYARINELKRVIHHFHLHDLRVILDVVYNHVYIQETSSFEKIVPGYYFRYDSRGFPSNGTGVGNDLASERKMVRKFIVDSVAYWLKEYKVDGFRFDLMGNLDLKTMREVKETVERIHPGALLLGEGWDLPTTLPQKMKAINGNSRQLTGISFFHDRFRDCLKGSTFDLKETGFTLGKKGMEKEIVSLFIGHSIIDGVKEGDLVARQSINYVECHDNYTLWDKISAIYPNETELNEKRHRLASCMVLLSHGTPFLHGGQEFFRTKQGVENSYNSPDAINWFDWNLREKNDENIEYLKTIIALRKQQKVLQLDSREQITKHLLVFQAANGIISLHYKDIREFGQWNDLFIVFHANSEPQNIQLPEGNWGVLVNRDQAALTPIKRNLEHEVEVEALSVNIFCTD
- a CDS encoding phosphotransferase family protein, whose translation is MEHLFDHEWEIIPAGGATGEAFFAQREEQKLFLKRNSSPFLAVLSAEGIVPKLIWTKRLENGDVITAQQWLNGRELAAKEMKQDRVAKLLNKIHSTKPLLGMLQRLQVEPFRPEQMLTQVETSLDLDLVSTPSVQRAIEFLQKDIHNIHNEEFVVCHGDVNHNNWLLSDRNQLYLIDWDGAMIADPAVDLGPLLYWYIDEKDWENWLHQYGLNLTDSLRLRMKWYVVSQTLLSIQWHKVKKRFHEMNHWLEYLHRIL
- a CDS encoding YtzH-like family protein translates to MPLNQQNQMELLSDILNNHQTDCCGSVAECEQVERLVKSLMVHGNVNSQLQSALEEIYKYSQEGIHTQHLEEHIQSHQDNLKNWVEDMNTYF
- the trmB gene encoding tRNA (guanosine(46)-N7)-methyltransferase TrmB, yielding MRLRHKPWAKEKLNSFPQYFISEPENNKGKWRELFQNDYPIHIEVGTGKGKFVTGMAKANPFINYIGIELYESVAVTALDRLIEAELPNLKLLSVDARNLCDFFAEGEIDRVYLNFSDPWPKSRHAKRRLTHEGFLRIYEEILVNEGEIHFKTDNQKLFEYSLQSFSAYGLRLNYVSLDLHKSDFEGNIMTEYEEKFSSIGQRIYRSEVRYLRKR